The segment CTGCACGTTGCTGGCCGCGTAGATAATCGGCGCGCCGTTGAGCTCGCGGGCCTGCATCAGGTCGCGGGTGACTTCGGTCTGGCCGTAGACCATCACGGTCTTGCCGCCGGTCAGGCGTTTGAGGTCCAGGCGCTGACGGCGCCCGCCCACCAGCAGTTCGACGCCTTCGTGCACCAGGCCTTCGGCATCCATGCGCGCCGACACCCCGGCCTCGCGCAGCAGGTCGACCGTGCCTTGTTCCAACACCCCGGCGCGGATGCGCCCAAGCACGTAGTCGGGGGTTTGCCGCTCGACGATCAACGTGTCGATGCCGGCCTTGTGCAGCAGTTGGCCCAGCAGCAGGCCGGACGGGCCTGCGCCGATGATTGCAACCTGAGTCTTCATTGTTGTTGTCTCTTTGTGCTGTTACGGTTCGCTCCTGCATTTTTACGTCCGATCCAGGCCGTAAAAGTGTGCTATCCACTACAAAACCTGCACTTTTAAAAAATCGGTTCGATTAACGGACAGGCAGATACCCCATGCACAGCCCCCTCCCCGGCGTCCCGCTGTTTCAGCTGTACGGCGAAAACCACGCCTGGCCCGGCACCGACCTGCTGCACTGCGAGACCATCCCTGCGCGCAGCCGCCTGCACCACTGGGAGATCAAGCCGCACCAGCACGCCGAGCTGTTCCAGCTGTTGTACGTGCAACGCGGCGAAGCGCAGGTGGAGATCGAAGGCGTACGCAGCGTGATCCGCCAGGCGGCGATCCAGGTGGTGCCGCCGCTGACCGTGCATGGCTTTCGTTTCAGTGCCGATATCCAGGGCCATGTGCTGACCTTTGGCACCGCCCTGGTGGCCGACCTGGAGCAGCGCCTGGGCGCGCCACTGAGCGTGCTGGCAGCGCCCGGCTGCTACGCGCTGGGGCGCGACCGCCGGCGCCTGCACATGCTGATTGCCAGCCTGCAGCAGGAGTACCAGGGCAGCGCCCCGGGCCGCGCGGCACTTTTACCGGCGCTGGTTACCGCGTTGATGGTGTGGATCGGCCGCCAGCAGCATGGGCTACCGCCGCGCAACCGCAGCGAACGTGACCGGCAGTTGCTTGGCCAGTACCTGCGGCTGGTGGAGGCGCACTACCGTGAGCACCTGGCGGTGGAGGTATTCGCCGCGCGGCTGGGGGTGACCAGCCTGCAGCTGAACCAGCTGTGCCGCGAGCTGGCCGGGCAGACTGCGCTGCAGGTGATTCATCAGCGGCTGTTGCTGGAGGCGCGGCGCAGCCTGGTGTACACGCGCATGAGCATCGGGCAGTTGTCCGACAGCCTGGGGTTCAGCGACCCGACGTACTTTGCGCGGTTTTTCAAACGGCTCAGCGGGCAGACGCCGAATGGCTACAGGCGGGTGCAGGCATGCTGACCAACAACCGCTGCTGGGCACGCACCAAGGTTGGAAAATCAGCAAGTCAGTATTCCTGGCAGGGCCTGCACACGACTCGCCATACCTCACCGCACCTCCCGCTCCAGCGACTTGCACAGCTCGAGCATGGTCTGGTTGCTGTTGCCGATGGAGCGGAACGACCAGATCTCAAGCGACGCCTCCCATTGCGCCCCGCCAGCACGCACCAGGCGGCCGGCGGCCAGTTCCTCCTCCACCGCCGACTCCGGCAGCCAGGCAATGCCATAGCCTTCGCGGGCCATGCGCAGCAGGTGCATGGCCATGTCCGCCTCATAAAAGCGCTTGAGCTGCGCAGGCACTGCCTGGCCCTGAAGGATCACATCCACCACCCGGCCCAGAAACGAAGTAGCGGTGTAGCCCAGGTACGGGATCGGCTGCGCCTGCGTACCCGGCAGGCTGAACAGCGGCCGGCCCTGGCTGTCCGGTGCCGACACCGGGAACAACGCATCAGTGCCCAGGCGCAGGCCGACGAACTTGTCAGGGTCGAGAAAGATCGGTGCGCGCGGGTGGCTGTAGCCGATCATCAAATCGCAACCGCCCTCTGCAAGCGCGATTACCGCCTCCTGCACATTGGCCGCCAGCACCCGGGCGTTGAAGTAGCCGTTGCGCCGCTGAAACTCGGCAAACCACTTGGGCACAAAGGTCATCGACAAGGTGTGCCCGGCCACCACCTGGATCGAGCGCCCCGGCATGCGCTCACCACGGCGCAGGGATGAGCGCAGGTCCATGAACGCCGCAAGGGCGTCGCGGCCCTCGTCGCAGAAGGTGCGCCCGGCCTGGGTCAGTTGCACCGGGTAGGTGCCACGGTCGACCAGCTCCACCCCCACCCACTCCTCCAGCGAACGAATGCGCCGCGACAGCGCCGACTGGGTGATACAGCGAATTTCGGCCGCGCGGGAGAAATTGCTGGTTTCGGCGACTGCCAGCAGGTCGTCTATCCACTTGGTTTGCATGCCTGGCCTGCGCGGGGTGATTTCATGGGGGTTGGCTGATTTTAGCCGCCCATCGCAGCCAGTCAGCAACTATGACGATTTTGCATCGAACTATGGCGCATCCTCATCATGTGCCCGTTGCCCTCGCCGTAACCTGCCCAGGCCGCCCCCTCGGCGTGCCACCCCCCATCGAGGTCAACAATGAATAACAACAAGCTCCCCCGCTACATCGCCGTGGCCATCGTCCTCGGCATCCTCGTCGGCTGGGCCTGCAACCGCTTCGCGGCCAGCCCCGACGCTGCAAAAGAGATGGCCGGCTACTTCAGCCTGGTCACCGATATCTTTCTGCGCATGATCAAGATGATCATCGCCCCGCTGGTATTTGCCACCCTGGTGGCGGGTATCGGCAGCCTCGGCAGCTCGGGCTCGGTGGGGCGCATCGGCCTGCGCTCGATGCTGTGGTTCGTCAGCGCCTCGGTATTCTCCCTGGCCCTGGGCATGCTGCTGGTCAACCTGTTCCAGCCAGGCGCCGGGCTTAACCTGAGCGTCGAGCATGCCCAGGCGGCCAGCGCGGTCACCGTCAATGTCGGCGACTTCAGCCTGAAGACCTTCATCAGCCACGTGTTCCCGCGCAGTATCGCCGAGGCCATGGCCAACAACGAGATCCTGCAGATCGTGGTGTTCTCGCTGTTCTTCGGGCTGGCCCTGGCCTACGTGAAAAAGCAGGGCGACGAGCGCATCGGCGCACTGGTGGACGACTTGGCCAAGGTGATGTTCCGCATCACCGACTACGTGATGATGTTCGCCCCGGTGGGCGTGTTCGCCGCACTGGCTGCAGCGGTGACCACCCAGGGCATTGGCCTGCTGCTGGACTACGGCAAGCTGATCGGCCAGTTCTACGTGGGTATCGCCCTGCTGTGGGTGGCGTTGTTCGCGGTGGGCTACCTGTTCCTCGGGCGCCCGGTGCTGCAACTGGGCAAGTTGATTCGCGAGCCGGTGCTGCTGGCGTTCTCCACCGCCAGCAGCGAGTCGGCCTACCCGAAAACCATCGATGCGCTGGAAAAGTTCGGTGCCTCCAAGCGGGTGTCCAGTTTCGTGCTGCCGTTGGGTTACTCGTTCAACCTCGACGGTTCGATGATGTACCAGGCCTTCGCCATCATGTTCATCGCCCAGGCCTACGGCATCGAGCTGTCGTTCACCCAGCAGGTGCTGATACTGCTGACCCTGATGGTCACCAGCAAGGGCATGGCCGGTGTGGCCCGGGCTTCGGTGGTGGTGGTCGCGGCCACCCTGCCGATGTTCCACCTGCCCGAGGCGGGCCTGCTGCTGATCCTGGCCATCGACCAGTTCCTCGACATGGGCCGTACCGCCACCAATGTGGTGGGCAACAGCATCGCCACTGCGGTGATTGCCCGCCTGGAAGAGCGCCACGGCGAAGCCCCTGCCGCCCAAGCCAACCCGCAACCTGCCTGAGCCTGCCTGCATGAACCAACCTTCCCCGCACACCCTTGGCATCATCGGCGGCCTCGGCTCCCTGGCCGGCGGCGACCTGTTTTTCAAGCTG is part of the Pseudomonas fakonensis genome and harbors:
- a CDS encoding helix-turn-helix domain-containing protein gives rise to the protein MHSPLPGVPLFQLYGENHAWPGTDLLHCETIPARSRLHHWEIKPHQHAELFQLLYVQRGEAQVEIEGVRSVIRQAAIQVVPPLTVHGFRFSADIQGHVLTFGTALVADLEQRLGAPLSVLAAPGCYALGRDRRRLHMLIASLQQEYQGSAPGRAALLPALVTALMVWIGRQQHGLPPRNRSERDRQLLGQYLRLVEAHYREHLAVEVFAARLGVTSLQLNQLCRELAGQTALQVIHQRLLLEARRSLVYTRMSIGQLSDSLGFSDPTYFARFFKRLSGQTPNGYRRVQAC
- a CDS encoding LysR substrate-binding domain-containing protein: MQTKWIDDLLAVAETSNFSRAAEIRCITQSALSRRIRSLEEWVGVELVDRGTYPVQLTQAGRTFCDEGRDALAAFMDLRSSLRRGERMPGRSIQVVAGHTLSMTFVPKWFAEFQRRNGYFNARVLAANVQEAVIALAEGGCDLMIGYSHPRAPIFLDPDKFVGLRLGTDALFPVSAPDSQGRPLFSLPGTQAQPIPYLGYTATSFLGRVVDVILQGQAVPAQLKRFYEADMAMHLLRMAREGYGIAWLPESAVEEELAAGRLVRAGGAQWEASLEIWSFRSIGNSNQTMLELCKSLEREVR
- a CDS encoding dicarboxylate/amino acid:cation symporter yields the protein MNNNKLPRYIAVAIVLGILVGWACNRFAASPDAAKEMAGYFSLVTDIFLRMIKMIIAPLVFATLVAGIGSLGSSGSVGRIGLRSMLWFVSASVFSLALGMLLVNLFQPGAGLNLSVEHAQAASAVTVNVGDFSLKTFISHVFPRSIAEAMANNEILQIVVFSLFFGLALAYVKKQGDERIGALVDDLAKVMFRITDYVMMFAPVGVFAALAAAVTTQGIGLLLDYGKLIGQFYVGIALLWVALFAVGYLFLGRPVLQLGKLIREPVLLAFSTASSESAYPKTIDALEKFGASKRVSSFVLPLGYSFNLDGSMMYQAFAIMFIAQAYGIELSFTQQVLILLTLMVTSKGMAGVARASVVVVAATLPMFHLPEAGLLLILAIDQFLDMGRTATNVVGNSIATAVIARLEERHGEAPAAQANPQPA